Proteins from one Thermosipho japonicus genomic window:
- a CDS encoding metal-dependent hydrolase translates to MKITFLGHAVFLIETNKKILIDPFITGNPAFPKDFSFDKIDYILVTHGHGDHIGDTVELSKKYNATVVSNFEICNYLQKKGVNKVHPMHIGGSFNFEFGKLKMTPALHGSGIIEGDNIIYGGNPGGFVIYSEKSVYHAGDTGLTKDMELLRGVDVAILPIGGNFVMDVEDALKAVEMIKPKVVIPMHYNTWDIINADEEKFKKGAEQLGIKCIILNPGESVEV, encoded by the coding sequence ATGAAAATTACATTTTTAGGGCATGCTGTTTTTCTTATTGAAACAAACAAAAAGATATTAATTGATCCATTTATAACTGGAAATCCTGCATTTCCAAAAGATTTTTCTTTTGATAAAATTGATTACATACTAGTAACCCATGGCCATGGAGATCACATTGGAGATACTGTGGAGCTTTCTAAAAAATATAATGCGACTGTTGTTTCAAATTTTGAAATATGTAATTATCTTCAAAAGAAAGGTGTTAATAAAGTTCATCCAATGCATATTGGTGGCTCTTTCAATTTTGAATTTGGCAAATTAAAAATGACGCCTGCTTTACATGGATCAGGCATAATTGAAGGTGATAATATAATATACGGAGGTAATCCTGGTGGATTTGTTATTTATTCTGAAAAATCTGTATATCATGCAGGAGATACAGGCCTTACAAAAGATATGGAACTTTTACGTGGTGTTGATGTTGCAATATTACCAATTGGTGGAAATTTTGTAATGGATGTTGAGGATGCCTTAAAAGCTGTTGAAATGATTAAACCTAAGGTAGTAATTCCTATGCACTATAACACATGGGACATTATAAACGCTGATGAAGAAAAATTTAAAAAGGGTGCTGAACAATTAGGAATTAAGTGCATTATTCTAAACCCTGGCGAAAGTGTGGAGGTATAA
- a CDS encoding SHOCT domain-containing protein, with the protein MHWFFPVWHHSFYGWIIPIIGLALFILVVFLFYRILKSLIKDFNEKRSSSYNFSNDESLKILNERFARGKISEEEYKRFKNLILK; encoded by the coding sequence ATGCATTGGTTCTTTCCAGTATGGCACCACAGCTTTTATGGATGGATTATTCCAATAATTGGTCTTGCTTTATTTATCTTAGTAGTGTTCTTGTTTTATAGAATATTAAAAAGTTTAATAAAAGATTTTAATGAAAAAAGGTCTTCGTCGTACAATTTTTCAAATGATGAGAGTTTGAAAATTTTAAACGAGAGATTTGCCAGAGGAAAAATTAGTGAGGAAGAATATAAAAGATTTAAAAATCTAATTCTTAAATAG
- a CDS encoding HIT family protein: protein MENCVFCKIINNEIPSEKLYEDEDFIVIKDINPVAPIHLLVIYKKHVPVIHELSEDDQRRFWKVFNIIKKLSEELNFKEYRIVQNNGKQAGQEIPHIHFHVIAGRKLGKIG from the coding sequence ATGGAAAATTGTGTGTTTTGTAAAATAATAAACAATGAAATACCATCTGAAAAGTTATACGAAGATGAAGATTTTATAGTTATCAAAGACATTAATCCTGTTGCTCCAATACATCTTTTAGTAATTTATAAAAAACACGTTCCTGTAATACACGAATTATCAGAAGACGATCAAAGAAGATTTTGGAAAGTATTTAATATAATTAAAAAATTATCAGAAGAACTAAATTTTAAAGAATATAGAATTGTTCAAAACAATGGAAAACAAGCAGGACAAGAAATCCCACATATTCATTTCCATGTAATTGCCGGAAGAAAATTAGGGAAAATTGGCTAA
- a CDS encoding tetratricopeptide repeat protein — translation MPLITEMDRIPLDVIVRGLEAQYSVEKTDYWATYLVYFYYEKFKKLLNEQRYEEARKILEKAKNVLYDYRYHFYYGLLFAKLGDYDNAEIELKQAVSLNPNFYIGYYELGNVLYLKKDYDEAIEMYMKAFELNKEFSLPLLKIGDTYFENGQFKDAEIAYKSALKIEKLPQVYLRLGVLYNELQKFDKAEKVFRDGLSVEYKPEIAYNLSYTLIRLGKHFQALQILKELANNYPTPEVYNELGLLQKNLGLYEDAEENLKLAGEEYEENYLKILLYTKGYDNKILDKLTKYDPEYVEFLKKVLFKLKDELEEKLSNINFQFDELEKVFDLTDEKGEIILDEFSKIEVRNFNQKLSYIISSAYIAGADPILIEKNLVKASMVLFKIDKVISFYKVIQIIYFGRLFEKLNFEDLIDKSLEVLSDYDFPLMKKAQHMLEIERTSLEDFWENYTEPNDLEEFILKILELLSYEPTQYELDESTFLGKLMKFILNI, via the coding sequence ATGCCGCTTATTACTGAAATGGATAGAATACCTTTAGATGTCATAGTAAGAGGACTTGAAGCCCAATATTCTGTTGAAAAAACAGATTATTGGGCAACTTACCTTGTTTACTTTTACTATGAAAAGTTTAAAAAACTACTTAATGAACAAAGATATGAAGAAGCAAGAAAAATACTCGAAAAAGCAAAAAATGTATTATACGATTACAGATATCATTTTTACTATGGATTATTATTTGCTAAACTAGGTGATTATGATAACGCGGAAATTGAGTTAAAACAAGCAGTATCATTAAATCCTAATTTCTATATTGGATACTATGAACTAGGGAACGTCCTTTATTTAAAAAAAGATTATGATGAAGCGATAGAAATGTACATGAAGGCATTTGAATTAAATAAAGAATTTTCATTACCTCTTTTAAAAATTGGAGATACATACTTTGAAAATGGTCAATTTAAAGATGCAGAAATTGCATATAAATCTGCTTTAAAAATTGAAAAACTACCTCAGGTATATTTGAGATTAGGAGTCCTATATAATGAACTTCAAAAATTTGATAAGGCTGAAAAAGTTTTTAGAGATGGATTATCTGTGGAGTACAAACCTGAAATTGCATACAACCTTTCATATACGTTAATTAGACTTGGAAAACATTTTCAAGCTTTGCAGATCCTAAAGGAATTGGCAAATAATTACCCAACTCCAGAAGTATATAATGAACTTGGATTACTACAAAAAAATTTAGGTTTGTATGAAGATGCAGAGGAAAACCTAAAACTTGCAGGAGAAGAGTATGAAGAAAATTATTTAAAAATTTTGCTCTATACTAAAGGATACGATAATAAAATCCTTGATAAATTAACAAAATATGATCCTGAATATGTTGAGTTCCTGAAAAAAGTACTCTTTAAATTAAAAGATGAACTAGAAGAAAAACTTTCCAATATAAACTTTCAATTTGATGAGCTAGAAAAAGTATTTGATCTAACGGATGAAAAAGGAGAAATTATCCTAGATGAATTTTCAAAAATAGAAGTTAGAAATTTTAATCAAAAACTTTCATATATAATTTCAAGTGCCTACATTGCCGGTGCAGATCCAATATTAATTGAAAAAAACCTTGTAAAAGCTTCCATGGTTTTATTTAAAATTGATAAAGTAATTAGTTTTTATAAAGTCATTCAAATAATATACTTTGGAAGGCTCTTTGAAAAATTAAACTTCGAAGATTTAATAGATAAATCTTTAGAAGTACTTTCAGACTATGATTTTCCTTTAATGAAAAAAGCCCAGCACATGCTTGAAATTGAAAGAACTTCCTTAGAGGATTTTTGGGAAAATTATACCGAACCAAATGATTTAGAAGAATTTATCTTAAAAATTTTGGAACTATTAAGTTATGAACCAACCCAGTACGAATTAGATGAAAGTACTTTCCTTGGAAAATTAATGAAATTTATATTAAACATATAG
- a CDS encoding IGHMBP2 family helicase — MKKYIEKLIKLVQLERNEEIRKMEWEIKNLSGFEREKKGRAILNLKPKVIGEELGLYLIKFGRSKIIETEINVGDEVLINKNEGKVRDDFKGVVVEKGSRFIVVSLDKLLPKSFKEVRIDLYASDVTYKRQIDNLKNLSENGKKVLLYILKDVKFDDIKKIDFKPFDENLNYSQKLSISKALSSKNFFLIHGPFGTGKTRTLVEYILQEVRKGKKVLVSADSNMAVDNLVERLSEKVSHVRIGHPSRVSKKLLSSTLLFKIQKHERYKELNKLKEKFSNLTEEREKFQKPIQKWRRGLSDEQILKLSKEGKTTRGIPLKMINTMAEWITLNNKIEKIKEEMEKFEEEISKDIIENSSVVFSTNSSSYSEILKGVEFDIVVIDEAAQTTIPSVLIPLSKGKKFVLAGDHKQLPPTIISEKAKELSITLFEILVDKYPHTKELLNIQYRMNEKIMEFPNKEFYNGKLKSGVGNITLKDLGFEGNDKITKPENTIIFIDTKNRKDKTEGQKKDSNSYFNELEANIVKDIVKRFLKLGLNREFIGVITPYDDQVDLIKSFNLGVEVNTVDGFQGREKEVIIISFVRSNQRKELGFLTDLRRLNVSLTRAKRKLICIGDSSTLVNHQTYKKFIEFVKNKGILLDFTI, encoded by the coding sequence TTGAAAAAATACATTGAAAAATTAATTAAACTTGTTCAATTAGAAAGAAATGAAGAAATAAGAAAAATGGAGTGGGAAATAAAAAATTTATCTGGCTTTGAGCGAGAAAAAAAAGGAAGAGCAATATTAAATTTAAAACCAAAAGTAATCGGAGAAGAACTTGGATTATATCTTATTAAATTTGGAAGAAGTAAAATAATTGAAACAGAAATTAATGTTGGTGATGAAGTATTAATAAATAAAAATGAAGGAAAAGTTAGAGATGATTTTAAAGGTGTTGTAGTTGAAAAAGGTTCAAGATTTATAGTAGTTTCGTTAGATAAACTCCTTCCAAAAAGTTTTAAAGAAGTTAGAATTGATCTCTACGCAAGTGACGTAACATATAAAAGACAAATTGATAATTTAAAAAACTTATCTGAAAATGGCAAAAAAGTTCTTCTTTACATTCTAAAAGATGTCAAATTTGATGATATTAAAAAAATTGATTTTAAACCTTTTGATGAAAATCTTAATTATTCTCAAAAACTTTCTATTTCTAAAGCACTTTCAAGCAAAAATTTTTTTCTTATTCACGGCCCTTTTGGAACCGGAAAAACAAGAACACTTGTTGAATATATTTTACAGGAAGTAAGGAAAGGAAAAAAAGTTCTTGTCTCGGCAGATAGCAATATGGCTGTTGATAATCTTGTTGAAAGACTCTCCGAAAAAGTTTCTCACGTTAGAATTGGTCATCCTTCAAGAGTATCAAAAAAACTTTTATCCTCTACTCTTTTGTTCAAAATACAAAAACATGAAAGATATAAAGAACTCAATAAATTAAAAGAAAAGTTTTCAAATTTAACAGAAGAAAGAGAGAAATTCCAAAAGCCTATACAAAAGTGGAGACGTGGACTTTCGGATGAACAAATTCTGAAGCTTTCAAAGGAAGGTAAAACAACACGAGGAATACCATTAAAAATGATAAATACCATGGCAGAGTGGATAACTTTAAACAATAAAATAGAGAAAATCAAAGAAGAAATGGAAAAATTTGAGGAAGAGATTTCAAAAGATATAATTGAAAACTCAAGTGTTGTATTTTCAACAAACTCATCCTCATATTCAGAAATTTTAAAAGGAGTTGAATTTGATATTGTCGTTATAGATGAAGCAGCACAAACTACTATACCTAGTGTTTTAATTCCACTTTCAAAAGGCAAAAAATTCGTGTTAGCTGGAGATCATAAACAGCTTCCACCAACTATTATCTCTGAAAAAGCAAAAGAACTTTCTATAACGCTATTTGAAATACTCGTTGATAAATATCCACACACGAAAGAACTTCTCAACATTCAATATAGAATGAATGAAAAGATAATGGAATTTCCAAATAAAGAATTTTACAATGGAAAACTCAAATCAGGCGTTGGAAATATAACTTTAAAAGATCTTGGATTTGAAGGGAATGATAAAATCACAAAACCTGAAAATACAATTATTTTCATTGATACAAAAAATAGAAAAGATAAGACAGAAGGCCAAAAAAAGGATTCAAATTCATATTTTAATGAGCTTGAAGCAAATATTGTAAAAGATATTGTTAAAAGATTTCTAAAACTTGGATTAAATAGAGAATTTATTGGTGTTATAACACCTTACGATGACCAAGTCGATTTAATTAAATCTTTCAATCTTGGAGTAGAAGTTAATACAGTTGATGGATTTCAAGGAAGAGAAAAGGAAGTTATAATTATTTCATTTGTTAGATCAAATCAGAGAAAAGAATTAGGATTCTTAACGGATTTGAGACGTTTAAATGTATCACTTACACGTGCAAAAAGAAAATTAATTTGTATTGGTGATTCATCAACCCTTGTAAACCATCAAACTTACAAAAAATTTATTGAGTTTGTAAAAAATAAAGGAATTTTACTTGATTTTACTATCTAA
- a CDS encoding GlmL-related ornithine degradation protein: MKIDLVFAEIGSTTTVVTAFHNLDGKVKILAQGEHWTTVNEGDVTIGIERAIENLKEKLGVSNFSWDKFAASSSAAGGLKMTVHGLVYDMTVRAAKEAALGAGAVIKYITAGKMDEFHLHKIKQISPKLILLAGGVDYGEKETVIHNAKLLSKLDLDVPIIYAGNIAAAEQVEFILKNSGKTVFVTENVYPKIDQLNVEPTRNIIKEVFAKHITKAPGMEKIYNVVDYEIHTTPGAVMKATQLLSEIYGDVLTVDIGGATTDVDSVTEGSNEIQEITISPEPVAKRTVEGDLGLFVNAHNVIDLIGKENLKHEFENLDELIERISPYPKTGQDEYFISKLALYCFQQGIRRHVGKKKHIYTALGRKLIAEGKDLTAVRYLFGTGGFLSRSKYAKDVLKTVNNLSKLHPMELLPQNEVKIFRDKYYIFAAIGVIASEIDKEIAKKILLEDLEELGG, translated from the coding sequence TTGAAGATTGATTTAGTTTTTGCAGAAATTGGTTCAACTACAACTGTGGTAACAGCCTTTCATAATTTGGATGGAAAAGTAAAAATTTTAGCTCAGGGAGAACACTGGACAACTGTAAATGAAGGGGACGTAACAATTGGTATAGAGAGAGCAATTGAAAATTTAAAAGAAAAACTGGGAGTTTCTAATTTTTCATGGGATAAATTTGCTGCTTCAAGTAGTGCAGCCGGTGGGCTAAAAATGACAGTACATGGTCTAGTATATGATATGACTGTTCGAGCTGCAAAAGAAGCTGCACTTGGTGCGGGTGCTGTAATAAAATATATTACGGCAGGAAAGATGGATGAATTTCATCTTCACAAGATAAAGCAGATTTCACCAAAATTAATACTTCTTGCCGGTGGAGTTGACTATGGAGAAAAAGAGACAGTAATTCATAATGCAAAATTACTGTCAAAGCTTGATTTGGATGTTCCTATTATTTATGCAGGTAATATTGCCGCAGCTGAACAGGTCGAATTTATTTTAAAAAACTCTGGAAAAACTGTTTTTGTAACTGAAAATGTTTATCCAAAAATAGACCAATTAAATGTTGAACCTACTCGAAACATAATAAAAGAAGTTTTTGCAAAACATATTACTAAAGCACCTGGTATGGAGAAGATTTATAATGTTGTTGATTATGAAATTCATACAACCCCGGGTGCTGTAATGAAGGCGACGCAACTTTTATCTGAAATTTATGGAGATGTGTTAACAGTTGATATTGGTGGAGCTACAACAGATGTAGATTCAGTAACAGAGGGAAGTAATGAAATTCAAGAGATTACAATTTCTCCAGAACCTGTTGCAAAGCGTACTGTTGAAGGTGATCTTGGTTTGTTTGTTAATGCTCACAATGTTATTGATTTAATTGGTAAAGAAAATTTAAAGCACGAATTTGAAAATTTAGATGAGTTGATAGAAAGAATTTCACCTTATCCAAAAACAGGCCAGGATGAATATTTTATATCAAAACTTGCTTTATATTGTTTTCAGCAAGGAATAAGAAGACATGTTGGTAAAAAAAAGCATATATATACTGCGTTGGGAAGAAAATTAATAGCGGAAGGGAAAGATTTAACTGCTGTTAGATATCTTTTTGGAACGGGAGGTTTTTTAAGTCGTTCCAAGTATGCAAAAGATGTTTTGAAAACTGTGAATAATCTGTCCAAATTACATCCGATGGAACTTTTACCACAAAATGAAGTTAAAATATTTAGAGATAAATATTACATTTTTGCTGCAATAGGTGTAATTGCTAGTGAAATTGATAAAGAAATAGCAAAAAAGATATTATTAGAAGACTTAGAAGAATTGGGAGGTTAA
- a CDS encoding metallophosphoesterase family protein, whose protein sequence is MKKKLFILILMFVSVISFTSVTFKGITPFLGNSDYILSNNKIVASFTKEGVLENLAQKDVMYDAIDNLYYALDKKRVYFNNSQILNDKLIAFGTNGDKSVKAEYSLISNGLHVKITTDSTSQELRVFFKDSDVNPVIFKGKNYHFVQGSHVAYAISFPNSMSMYRIGALMILNRTPKIDNGKFSFEFDILVDKDVFSLKKDLELVKDTFNMKVVDERGRPINDLKVVALNNYIPLDVSTTSKDGELVFSLPQGNYKYQILNLDLEIKDVEDGKIIINLPENLGFKWKPYLTDLSTNSVYVAFRTNKPSTALVLFDHSKVIDNLYDTFHMIKLDNLKPMTTYAATVIVGNSLIDNVYFKTAGQERYKFLVYGDTRTNNDWHKVVCDEMAKENALFVLHTGDLVESGIVPIDWDRFFDAVHDLYSTTPLFPTLGNHEHNSILYYQAFMTAEGGGDFHKQWYSFDIGPVHYIFLDSDVEQNTVEDSIQTEWLENDLKNTNKPYIVVLFHHPFFSNVKNRGQQFRPTWHDLFVKYKVSVVFNGHIHHYERFYKDGIMYVTTGGGGAPLGFGLYSSDVSFLPFSKAAYAGYLHYIIGNIEDDHIQFIVKAVGKQENNKLKKVNQILDEFIVTPRK, encoded by the coding sequence ATGAAAAAGAAACTTTTTATTCTAATTTTAATGTTTGTATCTGTAATTTCTTTTACCAGTGTAACATTTAAAGGGATCACACCATTTTTGGGTAATAGTGATTACATTCTTTCAAATAATAAAATTGTAGCAAGTTTTACTAAAGAAGGTGTGCTTGAAAATCTTGCACAAAAGGATGTAATGTATGATGCGATTGATAATTTATATTATGCACTAGATAAAAAAAGAGTGTATTTTAACAACTCACAAATACTTAATGATAAGTTAATTGCTTTTGGTACTAATGGGGATAAAAGTGTCAAAGCTGAATATTCACTTATTTCAAACGGGCTACATGTAAAAATCACAACTGACTCTACTTCACAAGAATTAAGAGTATTTTTCAAAGACAGTGACGTTAATCCTGTAATTTTTAAAGGCAAAAATTATCATTTTGTTCAAGGTAGCCATGTTGCATATGCAATTTCATTTCCAAATTCAATGTCTATGTACAGAATTGGGGCACTTATGATACTAAATAGAACTCCAAAAATAGACAATGGAAAATTTTCTTTTGAATTTGATATACTTGTTGATAAAGATGTATTTAGCTTAAAAAAAGATCTTGAACTGGTAAAAGATACTTTTAATATGAAAGTTGTTGATGAAAGGGGACGTCCAATAAATGATTTAAAAGTAGTTGCTTTGAATAATTATATTCCTTTGGATGTTTCAACTACATCAAAAGATGGTGAACTTGTCTTTTCACTACCACAAGGAAATTATAAATATCAAATTTTAAATCTTGATTTAGAAATTAAGGATGTTGAAGATGGAAAGATTATAATAAACCTTCCTGAAAATCTTGGTTTTAAATGGAAACCGTATCTTACGGATCTCTCAACTAATAGTGTTTATGTTGCCTTTAGAACAAACAAACCTTCTACCGCATTAGTTTTATTTGATCATAGCAAAGTAATTGATAACTTGTACGATACTTTCCATATGATTAAACTTGACAACCTTAAACCTATGACTACTTATGCAGCAACTGTAATTGTGGGAAATTCATTAATTGATAATGTATATTTTAAAACAGCTGGTCAAGAGAGATATAAATTTCTAGTATATGGTGATACAAGAACAAATAATGATTGGCATAAAGTAGTTTGTGATGAAATGGCAAAAGAGAATGCATTGTTTGTTCTTCACACAGGTGATCTTGTGGAAAGTGGAATTGTTCCAATTGATTGGGATAGGTTCTTTGATGCTGTACATGATCTTTATTCAACAACTCCACTTTTCCCAACTCTTGGAAATCATGAACACAATTCTATATTGTACTATCAAGCATTTATGACAGCCGAAGGTGGAGGAGATTTCCATAAGCAGTGGTATTCTTTTGATATTGGACCTGTTCATTACATTTTTCTTGATAGTGACGTAGAACAAAATACCGTCGAAGATTCAATCCAGACTGAGTGGTTAGAAAATGATCTAAAAAATACAAATAAACCTTACATAGTTGTTTTGTTTCATCATCCATTTTTCTCAAATGTGAAAAACAGAGGGCAACAATTTAGACCAACCTGGCATGATTTATTTGTAAAATATAAAGTTTCCGTGGTATTTAATGGACACATACATCATTATGAGAGATTTTACAAAGATGGTATTATGTATGTTACAACTGGTGGTGGAGGTGCTCCACTTGGTTTTGGTCTATACTCAAGTGATGTTTCTTTCCTTCCATTTTCAAAGGCAGCATATGCAGGTTATTTACACTATATAATTGGGAATATAGAAGATGATCATATACAATTTATAGTAAAAGCGGTTGGAAAGCAAGAGAATAACAAGTTGAAAAAAGTAAACCAAATTTTAGATGAATTTATAGTTACTCCAAGAAAATAA
- the acpP gene encoding acyl carrier protein, which yields MEKIQKIREIIADQLGVDIEEVTDEKSLTEDLGADSLDMVDLVMAFEDEFGVKVEDSDLSKINTVKDVIDLISARV from the coding sequence ATGGAAAAAATTCAAAAAATAAGGGAAATTATTGCTGATCAGCTTGGTGTGGATATTGAAGAAGTTACGGATGAAAAGAGTTTAACAGAGGATTTAGGTGCTGATTCATTAGATATGGTGGATTTAGTAATGGCTTTTGAAGATGAATTTGGAGTAAAAGTGGAAGATTCCGATCTTTCAAAAATTAACACAGTAAAAGATGTTATTGATTTAATTAGCGCAAGAGTTTAA
- a CDS encoding adenylosuccinate synthase, with the protein MRSVIFGLQWGDEGKGKVTTYFSKDYDYVVRYSGGSNAGHTVEYTDFKLIHHLLPSFYVKKNVGAIISNGVVLDLEQLVEEIEEFKTKTGTYPKLYISELAHVVLPHHKKLDEKLEQIKGKNAVGTTKRGIGPAYADKVHRIGIRLSDFKNKDKFYEKIKNISKLYKNLYNIEVESVENVLNSYEKLKSHIIPHGEIINLISKNKVLFESTQGVLLDIDVGTYPYVTGTNCNTTGIQNGVGFPVKTENYIGVFKAYLTRVGNGPFPTEAFEEEGEEIRKRGHEFGATTGRPRRCGWLDLPLLKYAITVSGATELIMTKGDILNGMKKIKVCVAYKIDGNIVDRINSIDDLEKAEPIYETLDGWENHTSKEFNEYLRFIESHVKRKITHISIGPKVEEIIKL; encoded by the coding sequence TTGAGAAGTGTTATTTTTGGATTACAGTGGGGGGACGAAGGAAAAGGTAAAGTAACAACTTATTTCTCAAAGGATTATGATTATGTGGTAAGATACAGTGGTGGTAGCAACGCTGGACACACAGTTGAATATACTGATTTTAAATTAATTCATCACCTACTACCTTCATTTTACGTAAAAAAAAATGTTGGTGCCATTATTTCTAACGGAGTTGTTTTGGATTTAGAACAATTAGTCGAAGAAATTGAAGAATTTAAAACTAAAACAGGTACATATCCTAAACTTTACATTTCAGAGCTTGCACATGTCGTCTTGCCACATCACAAGAAGTTAGATGAAAAGTTAGAACAAATTAAAGGAAAAAATGCTGTTGGAACCACAAAACGTGGAATAGGTCCAGCTTACGCTGATAAAGTACACAGAATAGGAATAAGACTTAGTGATTTTAAAAATAAAGATAAATTCTATGAAAAAATAAAGAACATTTCAAAACTCTACAAAAATCTATATAATATTGAAGTCGAAAGTGTTGAAAATGTTTTAAACTCATACGAAAAACTAAAAAGCCATATAATTCCTCACGGAGAGATTATTAACCTAATAAGCAAAAACAAAGTATTATTCGAAAGCACACAAGGTGTACTATTGGATATAGATGTTGGAACCTATCCGTACGTAACTGGAACAAATTGTAATACAACTGGAATCCAAAATGGTGTTGGCTTTCCTGTAAAAACTGAGAATTATATAGGCGTTTTCAAAGCTTATTTAACAAGAGTTGGAAATGGACCATTTCCAACAGAAGCATTCGAAGAAGAAGGGGAAGAAATAAGAAAAAGAGGTCACGAATTTGGAGCGACAACGGGACGCCCTAGAAGATGTGGTTGGCTTGATCTTCCTCTTTTAAAGTATGCAATTACCGTATCTGGAGCTACAGAACTTATAATGACTAAAGGAGATATACTAAACGGCATGAAGAAAATAAAAGTTTGTGTAGCATACAAAATTGATGGTAATATTGTAGATAGAATTAACTCAATAGATGACTTGGAAAAAGCAGAACCAATATATGAAACTCTTGATGGCTGGGAAAATCACACTTCAAAAGAATTCAATGAATACTTGCGTTTTATTGAATCTCACGTAAAAAGAAAAATAACACATATTTCTATAGGTCCAAAAGTTGAAGAAATAATAAAATTGTAG
- a CDS encoding Glu/Leu/Phe/Val family dehydrogenase has protein sequence MRLSELGRLEAPGPLYKMAQHQFLRAAKLMDLDPNIGNFLLWPQKSLIVHFPVVMDDGRVEIFEGYRVQHNTARGPAKGGIRYHPETNLDEVSSLAFWMTWKCAVVNLPYGGGKGGVRVDPKKLSEKELEKLSRRFFSEIQMMVGPTKDIPAPDVNTNAKIMAWFMDTYSMNSGNTTLGVVTGKPLDLGGSEGRPEATGRGVSIVASEACKAKGMDISKATVAVQGFGNVGSYAAKILHEEYGAKIVAVSDVSGGLYSEEGFDVNDLIRYRDENGGVIKGYPKGKSISNEELLTLDVDILVPAALENAITGEIAKDVRAKIIVEGANGPTTEEAEKILIEKDVLIVPDILANAGGVTVSYFEWVQDLQSFFWDIDDIRKKLHRIMTKSFGEVYATKEKYNTDMRTAAYIVAISRVAEAVKKRGYFPM, from the coding sequence ATGAGATTAAGTGAACTTGGTAGATTAGAAGCTCCTGGACCACTTTATAAAATGGCTCAACACCAATTTTTAAGAGCTGCAAAACTCATGGATTTGGATCCAAACATTGGTAACTTTTTACTTTGGCCACAAAAATCACTAATTGTTCATTTTCCAGTAGTAATGGATGATGGAAGAGTTGAAATATTTGAAGGATATAGAGTTCAACATAATACAGCAAGAGGTCCTGCAAAAGGTGGTATAAGGTATCACCCAGAAACAAATTTAGATGAAGTTTCTTCACTTGCATTCTGGATGACTTGGAAATGTGCTGTTGTTAACCTTCCATACGGTGGCGGTAAAGGTGGCGTTAGAGTTGATCCTAAAAAGTTGTCAGAAAAAGAATTAGAAAAACTCAGCAGAAGATTCTTCTCTGAAATTCAAATGATGGTAGGACCAACAAAAGATATTCCAGCACCAGACGTAAATACAAATGCAAAAATTATGGCATGGTTTATGGACACATACAGCATGAATTCTGGAAATACTACGCTTGGTGTAGTTACCGGAAAACCATTAGACCTTGGTGGATCAGAAGGAAGACCAGAAGCAACTGGTCGTGGTGTTTCAATTGTTGCATCCGAAGCATGTAAGGCAAAAGGAATGGATATTTCAAAAGCAACAGTTGCAGTTCAAGGTTTTGGAAACGTAGGTTCTTACGCAGCAAAAATTTTACATGAAGAATATGGTGCAAAAATTGTTGCAGTAAGTGACGTAAGTGGTGGTTTATACAGTGAAGAAGGTTTCGATGTAAATGATCTTATTAGATACAGAGATGAAAATGGTGGAGTTATCAAAGGATATCCAAAAGGTAAATCAATATCAAACGAGGAATTACTCACATTAGATGTTGATATCTTAGTTCCAGCAGCACTTGAAAATGCAATTACTGGAGAGATCGCAAAAGATGTTAGAGCAAAGATTATAGTTGAAGGTGCGAACGGCCCAACAACAGAAGAAGCAGAAAAAATATTAATCGAAAAAGATGTTCTTATTGTACCTGATATTCTAGCAAATGCTGGAGGAGTTACAGTATCATACTTTGAATGGGTACAAGACTTACAAAGCTTCTTCTGGGATATAGATGATATTAGAAAGAAATTGCACAGGATAATGACAAAATCTTTCGGTGAAGTATATGCAACAAAAGAAAAATACAACACAGATATGAGAACAGCTGCATACATTGTCGCAATTTCAAGGGTAGCAGAAGCAGTTAAAAAAAGAGGATATTTCCCAATGTAA